A single region of the Glycine max cultivar Williams 82 chromosome 20, Glycine_max_v4.0, whole genome shotgun sequence genome encodes:
- the GASA36 gene encoding gibberellin-regulated protein 36 precursor yields MKLVFGTLLLCSLLLSFSFLEPVIAYEDSSYCSNKCADRCSSAGVKDRCVKYCGICCAECKCVPSGTYGNKHECPCYRDKLNKKGKPKCP; encoded by the exons ATGAAGCTTGTCTTTGGCACCCTACTATTATGTTCTCTTCTTCTAAGCTTCTCTTTCTTGGAGCCAGTCATAGCCTATGAAGACTCAT CTTATTGCAGCAACAAGTGTGCGGACAGATGCTCATCGGCAGGGGTTAAGGATAGGTGTGTGAAGTACTGTGGAATATGCTGTGCTGAGTGCAAATGTGTTCCTTCTGGGACCTATGGGAACAAGCACGAGTGTCCTTGCTACAGGGACAAGCTCAACAAGAAGGGCAAGCCCAAATGCCCTTGA